A DNA window from Mucilaginibacter xinganensis contains the following coding sequences:
- a CDS encoding glycosyltransferase translates to MSNKQVFQTDTPSRWIRFKWLSRVIIIVLVASVVAAAITITSKQYPSLPNLNPAPKKLTKEELDQLKRSKKFKDFKIDKSQIQKLAIARHLHQLKRPNNKDRINAAFYRPWEAQAYNSLVEHIGKLDMIVSEGFFIKPKTDTIVANIDTGLINLNKKYKKPVLMTLSNYVNINNASGGYDSKDVERIIKDKKLRVGFIQSIVRQLQKYKFQGVNLDFDEIKDRNSKNYIAFENDLYAILHPAGLLVTQNVIPDDEQFNLERLQHVNDFLFVMAIDQHNENSNAGDLSNQHWVEKILDDVCSRIPSEKVILTVAGGAYDWPESSVGKAMGYQQAISIAQENSSKIIFDPMSANLHYTYLDADSLDHTVYFTDAATNFNIIRQADDWATGGVALWRLGSEDPRLWTFFQKNLSTDSLKKTGIDVKRLTSVGLNNKINYDGDGEVLDLITTPTPGQIDVRMDTTNFVITNQNYIKLPTKYVIKKYGYAPGKIVLTFDDGPDPDFTPRILDILRREHVPAAFFVVGSMAEKNIPILRREFEEGYEIGNHTFFHPDISTVSISRVNLELNATRKLIESVTGRSTILFRPPFNADAEPQTLAEVIPVAESRKQSYINIGESIDPWDWQPGVTADSIIARTIRQKDNGSMLLLHDAGGDTREETVKALPEIIHFFKSHGYKFTTIADVLGKTKDDLMPPIKDDANSGVLGSLYNLLIQFYFYGNWFLLYLFLSAIFLAVGRVVLIGILAVRQYTEDKKINRAVADITTLPPVSIIVPGYNEEVTAITTIQSLLKTNYNIFEIIFVDDGSKDKTFEMVNETYGGHPLVKVLTKPNGGKASALNFGISHAQYEFVVCIDADTQLKNDAIYHLMTYFTDDEIGAVAGTVKVGNENNMITRWQSIEYITSQNMDRRAFDLINSITVVPGAIGAFRKSAISTAGGFTYDTLAEDCDLTMRILKQGYIVKNCAEAIAYTEAPETLNGLLKQRFRWSFGVIQSFWKNKDALFNKKYKYFGMVGMPNILLFQIVLPLFSPLADLMMIFGLFSDKPGKILIFYVAFVVIDFLVAIIAFRMEKEDYKKLVYIIPQRFIWRQLMYYVLFKSIRKALKGELSGWGALKRTGSVIIKKDVPVEH, encoded by the coding sequence ATGTCCAATAAACAGGTTTTCCAAACTGATACCCCGAGTAGATGGATCCGTTTTAAATGGCTCAGCCGTGTTATCATAATTGTTTTGGTGGCCAGCGTAGTAGCAGCAGCAATAACGATAACATCAAAACAATATCCAAGTTTACCAAACTTAAACCCGGCTCCTAAAAAACTAACAAAGGAAGAGCTTGACCAGTTAAAAAGGTCAAAAAAATTCAAGGATTTTAAAATTGATAAAAGCCAGATCCAAAAGCTGGCCATAGCTCGTCATTTACACCAGTTAAAGCGCCCCAATAATAAAGACCGAATAAACGCAGCATTTTACAGACCTTGGGAAGCCCAGGCTTATAATTCTTTAGTTGAACACATTGGCAAACTGGATATGATTGTGAGTGAAGGCTTTTTCATAAAGCCTAAAACCGATACCATTGTTGCCAATATTGACACGGGGCTCATCAATCTTAATAAAAAATATAAAAAGCCTGTTTTAATGACGTTGTCTAACTACGTCAACATTAATAATGCGAGTGGCGGGTATGACAGTAAAGACGTTGAAAGAATTATAAAAGACAAAAAACTTAGGGTTGGCTTTATACAAAGTATTGTACGGCAATTACAAAAATATAAATTCCAGGGTGTTAACCTTGATTTTGACGAGATAAAAGACCGCAACAGCAAAAATTATATTGCATTTGAAAATGATCTTTACGCAATCTTACATCCTGCCGGCCTTTTAGTAACGCAAAACGTGATTCCGGATGATGAACAATTTAACCTGGAACGCCTTCAGCATGTAAATGACTTTTTGTTCGTGATGGCTATTGATCAGCATAATGAAAACAGCAACGCGGGCGATCTTTCAAACCAGCATTGGGTTGAAAAAATACTGGACGATGTTTGTTCCCGCATTCCGAGTGAAAAAGTAATATTGACGGTGGCAGGCGGGGCTTATGACTGGCCGGAGAGCAGTGTAGGAAAAGCGATGGGATACCAACAGGCGATAAGCATTGCGCAGGAGAACAGCAGCAAGATCATCTTCGATCCGATGTCGGCAAACCTGCATTACACCTATCTTGACGCCGATAGCCTGGATCACACTGTGTATTTTACTGATGCCGCTACCAACTTCAACATTATCCGCCAGGCTGATGACTGGGCTACCGGTGGGGTTGCCTTATGGCGATTAGGATCTGAAGACCCCCGGTTATGGACATTCTTTCAAAAGAACCTATCGACCGACTCCCTGAAAAAAACAGGGATAGACGTTAAGCGTTTAACCTCCGTAGGTTTAAATAACAAGATAAATTATGACGGCGACGGGGAAGTGCTTGACTTGATAACTACGCCAACACCCGGACAAATTGATGTGCGGATGGATACAACAAATTTTGTTATAACCAACCAAAACTATATTAAGTTGCCAACCAAATATGTAATAAAAAAATATGGTTACGCGCCCGGTAAAATTGTTTTAACATTTGATGATGGCCCCGACCCTGATTTTACCCCCCGCATACTGGATATTTTAAGGCGCGAACATGTACCTGCAGCTTTTTTTGTTGTAGGATCAATGGCTGAAAAGAATATCCCTATTCTTCGCCGGGAATTTGAAGAAGGTTACGAAATTGGGAATCATACTTTTTTTCATCCGGATATCTCTACTGTTAGCATATCAAGAGTAAACCTTGAGCTGAATGCTACACGTAAGTTGATTGAATCAGTAACGGGCAGAAGTACCATACTATTCAGGCCTCCTTTTAATGCAGATGCCGAGCCGCAAACATTGGCTGAAGTTATTCCGGTAGCGGAAAGCCGCAAGCAAAGCTATATTAATATTGGCGAATCAATTGATCCCTGGGACTGGCAGCCGGGTGTAACAGCCGACAGTATTATTGCGCGTACCATAAGGCAGAAAGATAATGGATCCATGCTGCTGCTGCACGATGCAGGCGGCGATACCCGCGAAGAAACTGTTAAGGCTTTACCGGAGATCATTCATTTTTTCAAAAGTCACGGCTATAAGTTTACTACTATAGCGGATGTTTTGGGTAAAACCAAGGATGACCTGATGCCGCCCATAAAAGATGATGCAAATTCGGGTGTATTGGGTTCATTGTACAACCTGCTTATCCAATTTTATTTTTATGGTAACTGGTTCTTGCTGTACCTGTTTCTTTCAGCTATTTTCCTTGCCGTGGGCCGGGTAGTACTGATCGGTATATTGGCGGTAAGGCAATATACCGAGGATAAAAAAATAAATCGGGCTGTTGCTGATATAACAACCCTGCCACCGGTAAGCATAATTGTTCCGGGCTATAATGAGGAAGTTACTGCGATAACAACTATCCAAAGCCTGCTGAAAACAAACTATAATATATTTGAAATAATTTTTGTTGATGATGGGTCTAAGGATAAAACCTTTGAAATGGTTAATGAGACTTATGGCGGGCACCCTTTAGTAAAAGTATTAACAAAGCCCAATGGCGGCAAGGCCTCAGCGTTAAACTTTGGCATAAGCCATGCGCAATATGAATTTGTAGTGTGTATTGATGCAGATACCCAGCTAAAAAATGACGCCATATATCATTTAATGACCTATTTTACTGATGACGAAATTGGTGCAGTTGCCGGTACAGTAAAGGTCGGCAACGAAAATAACATGATTACCCGCTGGCAGTCGATAGAGTATATTACATCCCAGAATATGGACCGCCGTGCCTTTGACCTTATCAACAGTATCACTGTGGTGCCGGGTGCTATAGGCGCGTTTCGCAAGTCGGCCATATCTACGGCGGGCGGATTTACGTATGATACCCTCGCTGAAGACTGCGACCTTACTATGCGCATTTTAAAGCAGGGATACATCGTTAAAAACTGCGCGGAAGCAATTGCCTACACAGAGGCGCCTGAAACGCTTAATGGCTTGCTAAAGCAGCGTTTCCGCTGGAGCTTTGGCGTAATACAAAGTTTTTGGAAAAACAAAGACGCACTCTTTAATAAAAAATACAAATATTTCGGGATGGTGGGGATGCCTAACATACTCCTTTTCCAGATAGTTTTACCGCTGTTTTCGCCATTGGCCGACCTGATGATGATCTTTGGATTATTTAGTGATAAGCCAGGCAAGATCCTGATCTTTTATGTTGCTTTTGTAGTGATAGATTTCTTAGTAGCCATTATTGCTTTCCGGATGGAAAAAGAAGATTACAAAAAGCTGGTTTACATTATTCCCCAACGGTTTATATGGCGCCAGTTGATGTACTACGTCCTTTTCAAATCTATCCGTAAAGCACTAAAAGGCGAACTTAGCGGGTGGGGTGCATTAAAACGTACCGGGAGTGTAATTATTAAGAAGGACGTTCCCGTGGAGCATTAA
- the ispF gene encoding 2-C-methyl-D-erythritol 2,4-cyclodiphosphate synthase, which translates to MGKIRVGFGFDVHQLKEQHPFVLGGVNLDHHAGAFGHSDADVLLHAICDALLGAANLRDIGYHFSNKDDRWKGISSLILLQHVMKLLREKGWEVNNIDAMVCLEAPKINPHIPVMQANIAETAGIDADDISIKATTNEQLGFIGREEGIVAYAVCLIEKH; encoded by the coding sequence ATGGGGAAGATTAGGGTAGGATTTGGTTTTGATGTGCATCAGTTAAAAGAACAGCATCCATTTGTTTTAGGCGGCGTTAACCTCGATCACCATGCCGGGGCCTTTGGCCATTCAGATGCAGATGTTTTATTACACGCTATTTGTGATGCATTGCTGGGGGCTGCAAACCTCCGCGATATCGGTTATCATTTTTCAAATAAGGATGACAGGTGGAAGGGGATAAGCAGCCTGATACTGCTGCAGCATGTGATGAAACTATTAAGGGAAAAGGGTTGGGAAGTAAACAATATTGATGCAATGGTATGCCTCGAAGCTCCAAAAATAAACCCGCATATCCCTGTTATGCAGGCTAATATTGCCGAAACGGCCGGGATTGATGCTGATGATATCTCAATTAAAGCCACCACCAATGAGCAGTTAGGCTTTATTGGCCGCGAAGAAGGTATTGTTGCTTATGCGGTATGTCTTATAGAGAAACATTAA
- the porV gene encoding type IX secretion system outer membrane channel protein PorV produces the protein MKFLYSKAIIICTSVLLPGVALSQSSGTSTNGSNYSTAIPTAVPFLNITPDSRSGAMGDAGVALTPDVNANYWNPAKLAYLENNDNVSLSYSPWLRQLVPDISLSYLSYAHKIDDRNTIGASLRYFNYGTIQLTDNNQNNQGTYTPNEFFVSTSFARKFGETLSLGLTAGFVHSNLSNAYFATGAGQQAKAGNALSAGVSLYYNQPMQEFGTDGVFAFGANISNIGTKISYSDAGPKYFLPANLKLGVANTINLDDYNQITITVDLNKLLVPTPPIRDADGNIIKGKDDNVSVPAGIFGSFADAPGGFHEELQEITISPGFEYWYNQLFAVRAGYFYQNANKGGAHYLTAGIGLKYESYTFDFSYLAASQQNSPLANTLRFTLSASFGGDKNARKR, from the coding sequence ATGAAGTTTTTATACAGCAAAGCCATTATTATTTGTACTTCGGTTTTACTCCCGGGGGTTGCGCTATCGCAAAGCTCGGGAACCAGCACCAATGGTTCAAACTACTCAACCGCCATTCCAACTGCGGTGCCTTTTTTAAATATTACGCCTGATTCGCGTTCCGGTGCAATGGGTGACGCCGGCGTAGCCTTAACGCCCGATGTGAATGCCAATTACTGGAACCCGGCTAAACTGGCTTATTTGGAAAATAATGATAATGTTTCTTTATCGTATAGCCCCTGGCTGCGGCAACTTGTGCCGGATATCAGCTTATCCTATTTAAGTTACGCTCATAAAATAGATGACCGTAATACAATTGGTGCTTCGCTTCGCTACTTTAACTACGGCACCATTCAGCTTACGGATAATAACCAGAATAACCAGGGCACCTATACGCCTAACGAATTTTTTGTAAGTACATCCTTCGCCCGCAAGTTTGGTGAAACACTTTCATTAGGTTTAACTGCCGGATTTGTGCACTCCAATTTATCAAACGCCTACTTTGCAACGGGTGCTGGCCAGCAGGCTAAAGCAGGTAATGCATTGTCTGCCGGGGTATCATTATATTATAATCAACCGATGCAGGAATTTGGTACCGATGGTGTTTTTGCCTTCGGTGCAAACATATCAAACATAGGCACCAAGATCAGTTATAGCGATGCAGGGCCCAAATATTTTTTGCCGGCTAACTTGAAATTGGGAGTAGCCAATACCATCAATCTCGATGATTATAATCAAATAACAATTACTGTTGATTTAAATAAACTTTTGGTGCCAACCCCACCAATAAGGGATGCCGATGGCAATATTATTAAGGGTAAAGACGACAATGTATCTGTGCCCGCAGGAATCTTTGGCTCGTTTGCTGACGCGCCCGGAGGTTTTCATGAAGAATTACAGGAAATTACCATATCTCCTGGTTTTGAATATTGGTATAACCAGCTGTTTGCGGTAAGAGCAGGATATTTTTATCAAAATGCCAACAAAGGTGGGGCACATTACTTAACCGCCGGGATTGGTTTAAAATACGAAAGCTACACTTTTGATTTTTCATACCTTGCCGCAAGCCAGCAAAACAGCCCTTTAGCCAACACTTTACGTTTTACCCTGTCGGCAAGCTTTGGCGGCGATAAAAATGCGCGCAAAAGATAA
- a CDS encoding SUMF1/EgtB/PvdO family nonheme iron enzyme: MKVLFTKTAIILLGAGAMLSSCSKHQQSEKTGMAYNDKTNGGYERFRQTHPSPGPGLIPIEGGTFVVGGSADQDVTYDYNNVRRRVTIPSFYMDETEVANQDWLDYLHWISITYPQDRELYYNALPDTLVWRKPLSYNEPYVDNYLRHPAFQDYPVVGVTWDQAQDYCQWRTDRTNENILRERGNLVAWKDLGGTGKGKNATPAPANKEPFNTDVYLNGQIRGAGVDGKKMLPDLSPNAKPAAGANGKGGGKSVRPVRLEDGILKQGYRLPSEAEWEYAALALIGNTQFENIDDGKVYPWNGLGVRSAKRSTRGMILANFKRGAGDNAGVGGYLNDKADITAPVRGFPPNDFGLYNMAGNVNEWVQDTYRQTSFEEFDDFNPFRGNEFTNKRLADATKGLYAKDKYGRPIKDPSKSNKKMKYSELVAMQQAQGTGGTDPNAAPGATVPGAAPSTTASAAPGAKNDLAGKPYNADYRGYNDTVNTVLYGKTTLVNDHSKVYKGGSWNDMAFWLNPATRRFMNEDDASAEVGFRCAMTLVGAPEIHPEGKPHYSIKKPKPYKATR, from the coding sequence ATGAAAGTACTCTTTACTAAAACTGCAATTATACTGTTGGGCGCAGGCGCGATGTTGAGCAGCTGCAGTAAACATCAGCAATCTGAAAAAACCGGAATGGCCTATAACGACAAAACAAATGGTGGTTATGAGCGATTCAGGCAAACACACCCCTCGCCAGGCCCCGGGCTTATCCCAATTGAAGGCGGTACTTTTGTGGTGGGTGGAAGTGCAGATCAGGATGTTACTTATGATTATAATAATGTACGGCGCCGGGTAACTATTCCTTCTTTTTACATGGATGAGACTGAAGTTGCCAACCAGGACTGGCTGGACTACCTTCACTGGATAAGCATTACCTATCCGCAGGATCGTGAATTGTATTACAATGCACTTCCCGACACATTGGTTTGGCGCAAACCCCTATCCTATAATGAGCCCTATGTTGATAACTATTTAAGACACCCTGCCTTCCAGGACTACCCTGTGGTAGGTGTTACCTGGGACCAGGCACAGGATTATTGCCAGTGGAGAACTGACCGAACCAACGAAAATATTTTACGTGAGCGCGGAAACCTGGTAGCATGGAAAGATCTTGGAGGCACAGGAAAAGGTAAAAATGCAACCCCTGCACCTGCCAATAAAGAACCATTTAATACTGATGTATATTTGAACGGCCAGATAAGAGGTGCCGGAGTTGATGGTAAAAAAATGCTGCCCGACCTTAGCCCTAATGCAAAACCTGCAGCGGGCGCAAACGGAAAAGGCGGCGGCAAATCTGTAAGGCCCGTGCGTTTGGAAGATGGTATTTTGAAACAAGGCTACCGTTTACCATCTGAAGCTGAATGGGAATATGCCGCTTTAGCTTTGATAGGCAATACCCAGTTTGAAAACATTGACGATGGTAAAGTATATCCATGGAACGGCTTAGGCGTTAGGTCTGCAAAAAGATCAACCCGTGGTATGATACTGGCCAACTTTAAACGCGGCGCCGGTGATAATGCCGGTGTTGGCGGATACCTGAATGATAAGGCTGATATTACCGCACCGGTTAGAGGATTTCCGCCAAATGATTTTGGCTTATATAATATGGCCGGAAACGTGAATGAGTGGGTACAGGACACCTATCGCCAAACTTCATTTGAAGAGTTTGATGATTTTAACCCTTTCCGCGGTAATGAGTTTACTAATAAGCGTCTTGCCGATGCTACAAAAGGGCTTTATGCTAAAGATAAATATGGCCGCCCTATCAAGGACCCGTCAAAGTCAAACAAAAAGATGAAATATAGTGAGTTGGTTGCAATGCAGCAGGCACAAGGTACAGGAGGAACAGATCCGAATGCAGCACCTGGTGCAACAGTTCCCGGAGCTGCTCCTTCTACCACAGCTTCTGCCGCACCTGGCGCAAAGAATGACCTGGCAGGCAAACCTTATAACGCAGATTACAGGGGTTATAACGACACCGTGAACACTGTATTATATGGAAAAACCACGCTGGTGAACGACCATTCCAAAGTATATAAAGGCGGATCATGGAATGATATGGCTTTTTGGTTAAACCCGGCAACACGCCGTTTTATGAACGAGGATGATGCAAGCGCCGAGGTTGGCTTCCGTTGCGCTATGACTTTGGTTGGCGCACCTGAGATCCATCCGGAAGGCAAACCACACTACAGCATTAAAAAGCCAAAGCCGTATAAGGCAACAAGGTAA
- a CDS encoding biotin/lipoyl-containing protein: protein MLKVKANRKYNYDIEKKGDEVFINGGKIVADIRQLNPLSFHVINELKSYNVEVVSFSEAEKTAEIKVNNNTYILASKDQFDILLDQLGLSNLNAAQISEVKAPMPGMVLKVFVNEGTEIKKGDNLFVLEAMKMENIIKAGADAVVKTVKIKPGDKVEKGQVLLLF, encoded by the coding sequence ATGCTCAAGGTAAAAGCTAACCGTAAATACAACTACGATATAGAAAAGAAAGGGGATGAGGTATTTATAAATGGCGGAAAGATTGTGGCTGATATCCGGCAACTGAATCCTTTGTCATTTCATGTCATCAATGAACTTAAATCCTACAATGTTGAAGTGGTAAGCTTTAGTGAAGCTGAGAAGACTGCGGAAATTAAAGTAAATAATAACACTTATATCCTTGCTTCAAAAGATCAGTTCGATATACTGCTTGACCAATTGGGATTAAGCAACCTAAACGCCGCCCAAATTAGCGAGGTGAAAGCCCCTATGCCCGGGATGGTATTAAAAGTATTTGTTAACGAAGGCACGGAAATTAAAAAGGGAGATAATTTGTTTGTGCTTGAGGCGATGAAAATGGAGAACATCATCAAAGCAGGTGCCGATGCGGTAGTTAAAACTGTTAAAATAAAACCAGGAGATAAAGTAGAAAAAGGACAGGTGTTATTACTTTTCTGA